The following are encoded together in the Lathyrus oleraceus cultivar Zhongwan6 chromosome 3, CAAS_Psat_ZW6_1.0, whole genome shotgun sequence genome:
- the LOC127131102 gene encoding uncharacterized protein LOC127131102: MKKNNENFFEKFLEIFKKLEINIPFVEALEKIPLYAKFMKDIISKKCPTHIESVLLTEVCSAILQGMKILVKKKDIGSVTIPCTIGNKTFKKELTDLGSSVSLMPLSIYKKLGISSVQDTRITLQFADHSVK; encoded by the coding sequence atgaagaagaatAATGAGAATTTTTTTGAGAAATTCTTGGAGATCTTCAAGAAACTTGAGATTAATATTCCGTTCGTTGAAGCCTTAGAGAAAATTCCCTtatatgccaaattcatgaaagatATCATCTCAAAGAAATGCCCTACCCACATTGAGTCGGTCTTATTGACTGAAGtttgtagtgctattttgcaaGGTATGAAGATACTAGTAAAGAAGAAGGACATAGGCTCAGTTACTATTCCTTGTACTATAGGAAACAAAACTTTCAAAAAGGAACTTACTGATTTGGGGTCTAGTGTCAGTTTGATGCCCTTATCTATTTACAAAAAACTAGGAATTAGCTCGGTTCAAGATACTAGGATAACACTACAGTTTGCTGATCACTCAGTTAAGTGA